TTAGGATTATATATATTACAATCTTACTTATTATTAAAGTGAGAAACACTTCTACCCACTTTTTTTTTGTCCAACCTAATCTCATTGACAGGTGGATCTAATCATTGATTTATTGTGATTTAGGCCATTAACACATGGGTCCCGGAATCCACTCCGTTTACGAGCGAATCGTCCCAGTCCGCGGCTTCCTCCCCACCCATCCAGCACTCCGGCAACCCCTGCCTCTCGCCcgagcctcctcctccgcccgtccCTACCTCTCCCGCTCTCCGGTGGCCGCGGCCACCCTCCCTGCCCATCCCTGCCTCTTCGGCCGCGCAACGCCGTTCGGCTCCCTCTCCTCCGTCCGTCCCTGTCCGAGAACACGGGCCCGGTTCCACGGCCACACACTTGTCAAGAGCCCGCACAGGCGCATGAGCCTAAAATAGTGGCCGGTAGTGGTGGGGCTGAGCCTAAAATAGGGACACCATCCATACATGCATCAGTTGTGTGTGTATCAGCAGTGTATATATAGGCCGAGACACAAGCTAGAGAGAAGCGTCAAATTAAATTAGTTAACAAACATGTCTGCTCTCCCGCCAAAGATGCGTGTGCTTGCGGCGGTGGTATTAAcagccttcgccgccgcggcatcgacgtgcgcggccgccggcgcaaaCAAGCCACTGCTAGTGGAGAACctgcccgcctccgccgagGCGAAGGATTTCATCCGCGCCGGCTGCAACGAGACCTGCATCAGGAGGCCGGATGCCGCCAGGGCGTGCTACGAGCTCCTGCTCCCGTACGCCGCGTCCATCAACAGCAGCTACAACAGGGCCTCCCTCGCCATCACCACCGTCATGGTGTCCAAGCTCACGGACCTCGCCAAGGACCTGCGCTCGTTCGGCGAGGCCGGCAAACTGGAAGGGTGCATCAGGATGCTTGACGAGACCGTCGCCGGGGCCAGGGATCAGGTGCTGCCGGCGCTCGACCGCATAGGCGCCATCGCCGACGACAAGCTGAAAGCCAAGGACTCGGGCTTTCTCCTCGTCTGGAGCTGGTTCGTTGGCGTCGACAACAACTTCGTCAAGTGCTGGGATGGTGGCCTCAAGCGCATCATGGATCGGGTCCCCAGCTCCATCGTGGCGGACCACTCCGAATATGCCGCCGCTGCTATTATCTTCAGGCCCAGGCTCAAGTGGGCTCCTCAATCTCCAGACGGAGAAAACCCATAGGACGTTTTGCATTACCTGCGTCGGTGCCTATCCAAATCAGTCCTATCTCTTCACGTACACTATTTATATTATTCATTATATTCATGGTAATTCTATTCAATAATTAAGGTTCCTTATTCAGTAATAaagctatatatatgtatgcatcCATGCATTTGAGTTGATCATTTAATTTTCTGAGCTACTCTGCAACTTGTAATTTATTTATCATTTGaagaaataaattattgtttatttcagCATCCTATTATTTGTTTCCCGAGTATTTTTTTATAGCCCCGAGTGTTTCCGTCACTCGGGGAGCTTCGCAGACTATGGACTAGTTTCTTTTGCCGTGTTCCTTTGAGGGTCCGAAGGAAGTGATGATGTTGGTAGTGCGATCATTTAATTTTTATATATGCTTGTTTATGCATATTTAGCACGTGAACGGCACTTGCACAATTGGTCACAGCTAGTGATGTGGATGAGTGAACTGGCACACCATGCAAGGGCGGGTTACCTGTCCACACGGGAGAACCTGCTCATCCATCGCCCCAAAGGCGTTGCTCACTGCCCCACGACCGCGCGGAGCAAATCCTGgtccttggtgagctcgtcgTGTACCCGGCATCCATGCCCGTGCATTTTACGCATCAGCGAAGCTGCAATCCACAGTTCAACATTCATGGCAATAGTATTAAAGATTAGAGACCTACCCTTAGTAGCATCACGAAGGCGGCCCTCAGGTGGCGGCTGAGGCTTGTCCTGAAAAAGACAAAAGGAAAGATGTAAATACACTGAGCATTAGCAAACACTATCATTCTATGGAATCATTTCAGCTAGAGCAGTACATGAATTTCATATGTATCCCATATTACTCAATTTGGTTTAGGACTATCACCTTGGGCGCAGCATGAGTAATCTGACAAAAATCCTCCATACCTCCTGTGACCAATGGGTGCTTCAAAAATGTTTAAAGGTGTTACTCTTTTCAAAGTATAACAATGTGCAATTATAGCTACTGAGTCTAATTTCAGAAAATCTAATTTCCAATACCTGCAATAAGTCTAATTTCCAATACATGTAATAagtctgatgcagcagatctCATTTCTGGTTCTCTGAAATAAGAATCAAGATTGTCAAGGTGCTTGAAATTGGAGTCATTTACTAGTTATTATTTCCAAGTGTAGAAAAAGTAAACTGAATTTCCTAGCTGATAAACTTAAAGACAATTTCTTAAAGATCCATGTACCAACAAATGTTGACTGGACAGCACGTAATTGCCTCACAAGCAACAAATTATGTGCTAGTTATTATGGTACAACTTATATTTGGTGTTTATACATGTGCATGCTTCATTGACTTTGTACCCATCTTTAGTCTTAGTAACCAATGAGCAAAGATAATTGAAAGGCTTGGTAAATGAGATAGCAACGCTTTAGGAAGATGGAGCACTTTCCACATCTAACACTTCAAAGTATGTAACAGAAAATAATTGCTTTATTTTAGAAAGTGTTTGATTCATCAAACACATG
Above is a window of Setaria italica strain Yugu1 unplaced genomic scaffold, Setaria_italica_v2.0 scaffold_46, whole genome shotgun sequence DNA encoding:
- the LOC101782708 gene encoding uncharacterized protein Os08g0218700/LOC_Os08g12160 — encoded protein: MRVLAAVVLTAFAAAASTCAAAGANKPLLVENLPASAEAKDFIRAGCNETCIRRPDAARACYELLLPYAASINSSYNRASLAITTVMVSKLTDLAKDLRSFGEAGKLEGCIRMLDETVAGARDQVLPALDRIGAIADDKLKAKDSGFLLVWSWFVGVDNNFVKCWDGGLKRIMDRVPSSIVADHSEYAAAAIIFRPRLKWAPQSPDGENP